A section of the Streptomyces sp. CG1 genome encodes:
- a CDS encoding helix-turn-helix domain-containing protein produces MGIFARDESRTTLAASRIARQATASLAGLLAGQGKTRSDLAAAMGVSPGRVSQIMSGDANLTVRTLAAVAEALDADIQITFCARGQSTDAKACGSTDSSPIRSSGLSAHH; encoded by the coding sequence ATGGGCATTTTTGCCCGTGACGAGAGCCGGACCACCCTAGCGGCTTCCCGGATAGCGAGGCAGGCCACGGCTTCCCTGGCTGGCCTGCTGGCAGGGCAGGGCAAGACCCGCTCCGATCTGGCGGCGGCAATGGGCGTCAGCCCGGGCCGCGTCAGCCAGATCATGTCCGGCGATGCGAATCTGACAGTCCGGACGCTCGCCGCCGTGGCGGAGGCGCTGGATGCCGACATCCAGATCACATTCTGTGCCCGAGGTCAGTCGACGGACGCCAAAGCCTGCGGCAGCACGGACTCGTCGCCTATCAGGAGCAGCGGGCTCTCGGCTCATCACTGA
- a CDS encoding RNA-guided endonuclease InsQ/TnpB family protein: MLSGRKYRLALSPEQAQMCEEFANICRSVWNTGLDQRRQYRRRGAWMNYVPQAAELADAKKEHPWLESAPSHVLQQTLKDLGKACRDHGTFKVRWRSKSRWSPSFRFPAGNLITVERLGRKWGRAKLPKLGWVTFRWSRPLGGEVKSATLSRKGGHWFVSFLVSTEETTPEQHAMPNTAVGIDRGVKVAAVTSDGDFHGRPFVTDGETVRYRRLQQRLARSKRGSANRRKTLAAMNRTMGRVTDRRTDFCAQVAHRIKAKNAVVVLEDLKTRNMSASASGTIEAPGVNVAQKRGLNRAILDKGWHRLEIALSNAARYTGTTLVKVNPAYTSQRCSACGFVSEGNRESQAVFRCKAAGCGHTAHADANAAINIRNAGGQPVSVCGDLGATRSMKQQPVSRATGRNL; this comes from the coding sequence ATGCTGTCCGGTCGTAAGTACCGTCTTGCGCTTTCGCCGGAGCAGGCGCAGATGTGCGAGGAGTTCGCGAACATCTGCCGGTCCGTATGGAACACCGGGCTGGACCAGCGCCGTCAGTACCGGCGGCGGGGCGCGTGGATGAACTACGTTCCGCAAGCCGCCGAGCTGGCCGACGCGAAGAAGGAACACCCCTGGCTCGAGTCCGCGCCGTCGCACGTCTTGCAGCAGACGCTCAAGGACCTCGGCAAGGCGTGCCGGGATCACGGTACGTTCAAGGTCCGCTGGCGGTCCAAGTCTCGCTGGTCTCCCTCGTTCCGCTTTCCTGCCGGGAACCTGATCACGGTGGAGCGTCTTGGCCGGAAGTGGGGCCGGGCGAAGCTTCCGAAGCTGGGATGGGTCACCTTCCGGTGGTCGCGTCCGCTCGGTGGCGAGGTGAAGTCGGCAACGCTCTCCCGCAAGGGCGGCCACTGGTTCGTGTCCTTCCTGGTCTCCACCGAGGAGACGACCCCCGAGCAGCACGCCATGCCGAACACGGCCGTCGGTATCGACCGGGGCGTGAAGGTCGCGGCGGTCACCTCGGATGGCGACTTCCACGGCCGGCCGTTCGTCACCGATGGGGAAACCGTCCGGTACCGGCGTCTTCAGCAGCGTCTCGCCCGGTCGAAGAGGGGCAGCGCCAATCGACGCAAGACCCTCGCAGCGATGAACCGGACCATGGGGCGGGTCACCGACCGGCGTACCGACTTCTGTGCCCAGGTCGCCCACCGGATCAAGGCGAAAAACGCCGTGGTGGTGCTGGAAGACCTCAAGACCCGCAACATGTCCGCCTCCGCCTCCGGCACGATCGAGGCGCCCGGCGTCAACGTGGCCCAGAAACGGGGCCTGAACCGGGCCATCCTCGACAAGGGCTGGCACCGCCTCGAGATCGCCCTCTCCAACGCGGCCCGGTACACGGGCACGACGCTGGTGAAGGTCAACCCGGCGTACACGTCGCAGCGGTGCTCCGCCTGCGGCTTCGTATCGGAAGGCAACCGCGAGAGCCAAGCGGTCTTCCGATGCAAAGCCGCAGGCTGCGGACACACCGCACACGCCGACGCGAACGCCGCCATCAACATCCGCAACGCGGGCGGACAGCCCGTGTCAGTCTGTGGAGACCTCGGGGCCACCCGGTCTATGAAGCAGCAACCCGTAAGCCGGGCGACCGGCCGAAACCTCTGA
- a CDS encoding trans-aconitate 2-methyltransferase, with product MTQQPAPTHSYNTRRPSNDAAHERDRLESIQRSVDTFTTNILDGLPIQTSWNCLELGAGAGSIARWLAARCPDGRVVAVDLDTRHLNAGPATHLEIQEADITHKDYAPGTFDLIHARYLFCHLPGRDEMIARAAGWLSPGGWLVIEEPYDLPAATSPYPLIQRILTAYQHIYRENGADMTWARSMPALLARNALTEVAYAGNLGRMGGLEKDRWRPLIHGVAPALLASGLITDTDLAEFDELLKDPAFIDIPQMTISAWGRRP from the coding sequence ATGACACAGCAACCCGCCCCCACCCACTCCTACAACACCCGCAGGCCAAGCAATGACGCTGCCCACGAGCGTGACCGCTTGGAGTCCATTCAGCGCAGCGTCGACACGTTCACCACCAACATCCTCGACGGCCTTCCCATACAAACGTCCTGGAACTGCCTGGAGCTCGGCGCAGGCGCCGGCTCCATCGCACGCTGGCTCGCCGCACGCTGCCCGGACGGTCGCGTGGTCGCCGTCGACCTCGACACCCGCCACCTCAACGCCGGCCCGGCGACCCATCTGGAGATTCAGGAAGCCGACATCACGCACAAGGACTACGCGCCCGGCACCTTCGACCTCATCCACGCCCGCTACCTGTTCTGCCACCTCCCCGGCCGGGACGAGATGATCGCACGGGCCGCCGGCTGGCTCTCCCCCGGCGGCTGGCTCGTCATCGAAGAGCCCTACGACCTGCCGGCCGCCACTTCCCCCTACCCCCTGATCCAGCGCATCCTTACCGCCTACCAGCACATCTACCGTGAAAACGGTGCCGACATGACCTGGGCCCGCAGCATGCCCGCCCTCCTCGCCCGCAACGCGCTGACCGAGGTGGCCTACGCCGGGAACCTCGGCCGTATGGGCGGACTCGAAAAGGACCGCTGGCGCCCGCTCATCCACGGGGTGGCCCCGGCGCTCCTGGCCAGCGGCCTCATCACCGACACAGACCTCGCCGAATTCGACGAACTGCTGAAGGACCCGGCGTTCATCGACATCCCTCAAATGACCATCTCGGCATGGGGCCGCCGCCCGTAG
- a CDS encoding SDR family NAD(P)-dependent oxidoreductase, producing the protein MAITQIWLQVTEPRQRVAASALGERMTVGRLDVLDKRDVNAAVGRDLDAFVSNAAIGESSPLAEIPFGLVRRTFETNVLAPLELTRRVIRAWVDEGTRDRIAFVTSMGRLLTANGFGAYCASQHAPETVAASLVDEFAPAEITLQTISPGGVRHRVRRPDRRDHLSLAGQRTQQSATRPVSGCTRQRS; encoded by the coding sequence TTGGCGATCACTCAGATCTGGCTCCAGGTCACCGAACCGCGCCAGCGAGTGGCTGCCTCGGCTCTCGGCGAGCGCATGACGGTCGGCAGGCTCGACGTTCTCGATAAGCGCGATGTGAATGCGGCTGTCGGCCGGGACCTCGACGCTTTCGTCAGCAACGCGGCCATCGGGGAGAGTAGCCCCCTGGCCGAGATCCCCTTCGGCCTGGTCAGGCGTACCTTCGAGACGAATGTCCTCGCCCCTCTGGAGCTGACCCGGCGTGTCATCCGAGCGTGGGTGGATGAGGGCACCAGGGACCGAATCGCCTTCGTCACCTCGATGGGCAGGCTGCTGACTGCCAACGGCTTTGGCGCGTACTGTGCGAGCCAGCACGCGCCGGAAACTGTCGCGGCGTCGCTGGTTGACGAGTTCGCGCCTGCCGAGATCACCCTGCAGACGATCAGTCCGGGGGGCGTACGGCACAGGGTTCGACGACCGGATCGCCGAGACCACCTGTCACTGGCGGGACAACGCACTCAACAATCAGCCACGAGGCCGGTATCCGGGTGCACGCGGCAGAGATCGTGA